One genomic segment of Pseudomonas sp. p1(2021b) includes these proteins:
- a CDS encoding CBS domain-containing protein produces MKVSEIMSRDVQVVSPGTSLREAAQLMREQDIGSLVVGDNDRMIGVITDRDIVIRGVADGRSLDSAVQSLMSDKVCYCFDNDDVETVAANMADIEKRRLPVVDSEKRLVGIVSLGNLASARQNHVCGEVLQGVAKAH; encoded by the coding sequence ATGAAAGTTTCCGAAATCATGAGCCGTGACGTCCAGGTCGTGAGCCCCGGCACCAGCCTGCGCGAGGCCGCCCAGCTGATGCGTGAGCAGGATATCGGCTCGCTGGTGGTCGGCGACAACGACCGGATGATTGGTGTCATCACTGACCGCGACATCGTCATCCGCGGTGTGGCTGACGGCCGCTCGCTGGACAGCGCCGTGCAATCGCTGATGAGCGACAAGGTCTGCTACTGCTTCGACAACGATGACGTGGAAACCGTGGCGGCGAACATGGCCGACATCGAGAAGCGCCGCCTGCCGGTGGTCGATAGCGAGAAGCGCTTGGTCGGCATCGTTTCGCTGGGCAACCTGGCCAGCGCGCGGCAGAACCACGTCTGTGGCGAAGTGCTCCAGGGCGTGGCCAAGGCCCATTGA
- a CDS encoding Dyp-type peroxidase, which yields MPFQQGLLATPVPAHARHLFFAVQSAEALPAALDALLPQVDGQSLILCVGAPLVKALGREVPGLRAFPQLDAAVENPSTQHALWLWLRGEQRGDLFLRAQALEQALAPALRLVDSVDGFLHRGGHDLSGYEDGTENPVEAAAVEAAIVAGDQAGLAGSSFAAFQLWKHDLNYFKSLPQQEQDNIIGRRLSDNEELDDAPASAHVKRTAQESFAPEAFVVRRSVAWADERGAGLAFVALGHSLDAFEVQLRRMSGLEDGIIDGLYRFSRPLTGGYYWCPPMGQAGVDLSLLLQA from the coding sequence ATGCCGTTCCAGCAAGGTCTGCTTGCCACACCCGTTCCCGCCCATGCCCGCCACCTGTTCTTCGCCGTGCAGTCGGCCGAGGCGCTGCCTGCGGCACTCGATGCCTTGTTGCCCCAGGTCGATGGGCAGAGCCTGATCCTCTGTGTCGGCGCGCCCCTGGTCAAGGCCCTGGGCCGCGAGGTTCCGGGCCTGCGCGCCTTCCCTCAGCTGGATGCAGCGGTCGAGAACCCCAGCACCCAGCACGCCCTGTGGCTGTGGCTGCGCGGCGAGCAACGGGGCGACCTGTTCCTGCGCGCCCAGGCCCTGGAGCAGGCGCTGGCCCCGGCACTGCGCCTGGTGGACAGCGTCGATGGCTTCCTGCATCGCGGCGGCCATGACCTGAGCGGCTACGAAGACGGTACCGAGAACCCGGTAGAAGCAGCGGCCGTAGAGGCTGCCATCGTCGCCGGTGACCAGGCCGGCCTGGCCGGCTCCAGTTTCGCCGCCTTCCAGTTGTGGAAGCACGACCTGAACTACTTCAAGTCGCTGCCCCAGCAAGAGCAGGACAACATCATCGGCCGCCGCCTGAGCGACAACGAAGAGCTGGACGACGCCCCCGCATCGGCCCACGTCAAGCGTACCGCCCAGGAAAGCTTCGCCCCGGAGGCATTCGTGGTGCGTCGCTCCGTGGCCTGGGCCGACGAGCGTGGCGCGGGCCTGGCGTTCGTGGCCCTGGGCCATTCGCTGGACGCCTTCGAGGTGCAGCTGCGGCGCATGAGCGGCCTGGAAGACGGCATCATCGATGGCCTGTACCGCTTCAGCCGCCCGCTGACCGGTGGCTACTACTGGTGCCCGCCCATGGGCCAGGCCGGTGTCGACCTGAGCCTGTTGTTGCAGGCTTGA